The nucleotide window TTCTCCTTTAGGGATGATGTATCCGTACCCCTTAGAATGAACAAGATCATTTCTTTTCCTGTTCAAAAGTAGAGAAAAGGGTATTTAACTCTCTAAGTCCTATCCTCCTGGCTTCCTTGGCGTAAGGGTTCAACCTCTGTATCTCCATGATCACGCCCTCCAGTTCCCTCACCCTTTTAGCTATCCTGTGAACCTCCCTGAAGTTAGTAGTTTCAAAGTTGCTGAAGTCTACGTTCATCTCCCTGGAGAGTAATTCAAGGCTCCTGGAAAGCCCAATCATGTAGAAATGCGGGAGCACCTGGACTAGGGCCATTGCCCTCTCATGAGTATCTAGGTCAGTTACCACGACGGAGAGACCCACGTCAGTCCAGAACTTGTGCACATCTTGGATGTCCCCAGACGTGGAGGAGGGTATTAATGCTATCTTCTCCCCAACCGGATTTAGGTAAGGCCCAAAGAGGGGATGAGTAGAAACGAATCTGAACTTCTCCCTCTCGGAGGTTCTCTCCAGTTCCCTAAAAGAGCTCTGCTTGCTGGAAAGGATGTCCATGACTGTCTTCCCGGATGCCGCGTGAAGGTACTTGGACATGCTGTCAGAGAACACCCCCTCTGGCGGAAGCGCTAGTAAGATCATTTCGCCCCACTGTAACGCGTGGGGGACCGGCATGGTGGTGAAGCCGAACTCCTTCGCCAACTTCTCAGACTTCTCAAGGTTCCTACCAGTGATTACAACTTCGTGGCCTGCTAGCTTAAAGAGCGACGCAAGGGATCTAGCCATGCCCCCGTATCCGACTATGGTAACTTTCCTCCTCTCAGATGGTCCCAACTCCCTCATCTTAGCTACGGTGAAGATGGTTGACAGAAGGTTGTCGGCCAGAACTTCAGGTATGCCATACCTCCTTGCCATTCCCCTCCATTTCTCCCTGACCTCGTCCTCTCTCCTTTGGTCGGTGACTGGGAGACCTTTAGCCTTCTTGAACTTACCCACCTCTGAGACTAGTTCCAACCTTCTGAAGAACAGTTTGAACAGCTCCTCATCTACCTTATCTATCTCTGCCCTAAGCCTATCAAGTTCCGTCATCCCTGCCCTGAACCTCCTTGGTTACCTTTGGAGATTATTCTTTTAGTCCATTCCGCCCTCGGACATAAAGGAGAACTTCTATCCGTGGGAAATTTCCTAGTTTTCAAATTATCCAGCTCAGACCTCCCCCTAGGTTTCCTGAAGGTGGAATTGCAGTCTAGATTCTCCCCATCGGAGTAGTTGATGTTCCCACGGTTCCAGATCTCAAATCCCCCATCCATCCTCACAGCAACCAGCTCGTTAAATCCTTGCTTCCCACCCTCTGGTTCCAAGACGTGGAGGCTGAATAAATCCGTGAGATCCAATTCCCCAGAGGGCGTTTCCATGGTACAAACGTAGTCAAAAATAGTTTTTAAATATTTACCCGTGGCGTAGCTAAGTTCACTTCATTAGCTCTAGGGCTGCATTGACGATGGTCTTCTGGGTAATACCGTAATAGTCTAGGAGTTCCCTTTGGCTCCTGGCTGACCTACCGTAAGTCGTTGCTCCTACGAACCTCATGGGTACGGGGTAGGTCGAAACCACAGTCTCAGCTATCGCTGAGCCCACCCCTCCCATCACGTTGTGCTCTTCCACCGTAACTATTCTTCCTGTCTTCCTGGCTAAATACTCTATGGTAGACTTGTCGATGGGTTTAATCGAAGGTACGTTAACTACAGCTGCGCTGATTCCCATCTTTTCCAGTTCCTCAGCTGCCTTAAGCGCGTCCCAGAGCACGACGCCAGCTCCCATTATGGTCAAATCGTCACCGTCCCTCAATGTGTAGGCTTTCCCTATCTCGAACTTGTAATCTATAGTCGAGGTTATAGGTGGAGAATAGTCCCTCCCCATTCTGTAATACAAAGGCCCCTTGTCGTTCAAGACTACGGGCATACTTCTCTCCACTTCCGCAGCGTCTGCCGGAATCACTACCTTAAAGTTGGGGATGACCCTCATTAACGCAATGTCCTCCAGGGCCTGGTGGCTTGAACCATCTCCACTGTCGCTGTAGCCCGAATGGGTTACGAAGACCTTTACGTTCAAGTTCATCCTACCTATTGAGTTCCTCATCTGTTCCCAGGCCCTCATTAGGAACATGGCGAACCCAACTACCACTGGTTTCTTCCCAACAGCTGAGAGCCCTGCCCCGAAGTTTACCATGTCCTGTTCCGAAATGCCCACGTTGAAGTACCTGTCTGGAAACTTCTCCTTGTAATAGGACGCCCTTGAAGAGTCACCTACATCGGCCGTAATTACTATGATGTCCTTGTCGGCCTCCCCTAACTTCACAAGGGTTCGGCCGAAGGCTTCACGTATTGAGGAGAAACTGCCTTGCAACATCCGGAACAACCCTCTGTCTCTTAGTGTTCTCTATCGGGGTGAACCCCTTGCCTCTCTTGGTATCTGCGAATATCACAGCAGGTCTCTTACTTTTAACGGCCTCCTCCACGGTAGAGAGGACGCTTGAAATATCGTGCCCATCGCAGTGGAACACTCTCCAGCCAACAGCCCTCCATACCTCAGGAAGGAATTCCTTTGGCTTCACGTCCTTTGTGCTCTCATCTAACTGGAACCCGTTAACCTCAATTATGGCGACCAAGTTGTCTAAATTCCTAGCGACCGCGTGAGTCATCGCTTCCCATATCTCTCCTTCGTCCTGCTCTCCGTCTCCCATTATCACGAACACCCTACCAGTCCCCTTAGCCATCCTTATGCCTGTGGCAACACCTATGCCGAAGCTTAGACCTTGCCCTAGGCTCCCTGTTGACATGTCCACTCCTGGTATAAATGTCTCAGGATGCCCTTGAAGTAGGCCTGAGATGTCCTGTATTTTCCACAGTTCCTCCTCTTGAATAAGACCCTTCTCATGTAGCACTGCGTAAAGGGCTGGCGCTGCGTGGCCTTTGCTTAATATTAACCAATCTCTGTTAGCCGGATCCTGGGATTCCCTTAGCACCTTCATTTCTAACGCTGTAAGTATTTCTATACTGCTCAAGGAGGAACCAACATGTATCGACTGATCGTAGAACTGCATCTTTATAACGTTCTTCCTGGCCCTGTTGGCCATCTCCTTGAGCTTGTTTATTTCCTCTATTGATATTGGAATTCCATCACTTCCACCTTTTTCCATTGGTGCAACAACTAACCCCCAAGCTAATCCATACGCTTCCTTTTTTAAGTTTTCGGAGCGAGAGTAAAGTGGATAGTCCGGCAGTCTACCGGGGGCACGTATAGCAAATCTTAAGCTCCATCTTTTGAGGGCTTCGCATTTAGGGAAAGCATTTAAAAAACACTGGGTGAGATACTTCTGTGTGATATCATCGAACTCGCCCAGCTCCTTGATTGAGGATTCAACTACGCTAATGCAGGGACAGCATCCGTTAATTTCATCCCTTTTAGGTGAATCATCGTATCGTGGAGTTTCATTAACCCTTCCCAGCGCGACGTCATTAATCAAGTGGGAACTTAAATCTAAACCTTTGGAGAGGGGAGGAAATGGTTTAGATGATCGACACATCCTTTGGGAGCTAGTTAAGTAAGGTGATTACTCTGCCGAACTTTGAAATGGTAACTAGACAGCTTCTGGTTTTAGGTCCTGAGGTTCAGGAGAAAATTTTCAATCTCAAGATCCTGGTCGTAGGTTGTGGGGCTTTAGGGAGTTCCATACTGGAACAGCTCGTTAGACTGGGGGCTGAAAACATTACCGTCATGGACGCTGACGTGGTGGAGATATCGAACCTCCACAGGACTCACCTCTTTAGGTACGAAGACGTTGGAAAACCGAAGGCGCTAGTTTGCTCCCAAAGGGCGATGGAGATAAACCCGGGGGCTAAGGTCAAACCAATACTCGATGTCCTTGACGAGACCAATGCGGAGGAAATGGTTAAGGGAGTGGACTTGGTTTTTGACGCTCTGGACAGCGTTAACTCCAGGTTAATCCTTAACGACGCATGTGTTAAGAACAGGATCCCATTAATATATGGAGGGGTTTCAGGGGAGTATGGATCGGCCATGTTGGTGAAGCCTGGGGAGACCCCTTGCCTATCGTGCTTTATGGAGCCTCAAGAGGGAACTGACGCTTGCGAGACTGTGGGTACCACCCCAATGACCGTGTCCTTAGTAGCTACGTCCCAGGTCCAGCTCATGCTTCGCCTTCTTAGGGGGGATTATGCTTCAGGCCTTTACTACATCGACGCAGGTTCACTTTCAATCGACCTGATAAAAATGGAAAGAAATCCATCTTGCCAGGCCTGTTCCCTGATGACGTATAAGTATCTCAAGGGTTTGGGGCACAGTTGTGGAATCGTAAGAGTAAAAGAAAATCCCCCTGAAGGCTCACCAGTACCCTACGTGAAGAGAGTGAACGACGGGCTGCTGATCTGCTATGAAAAATGTTTTAAGAAAATAGGAAGGTAGAACTTAGATGGAGAGAAAATTACTAGTTGCCATCCTTGTCCCACCTGCCGTCATAGTAGCCTACTCGCTCATTTATCACATAGATTTCGTGAACGTTATTAGGACCATGAGCCCAGTTCTCTTTTCAGCTTTTCTCGCTTCTTATTTCGGGCAACTTCTGATCCTGTCGATCAGAGACTCTAGAATAGCAAAGGTGTCCTACTTCACCGCTTTCAAGGCTAGGTTTCTAGGCAACGCTGTGGGTTTGATAATCCCAGGTTGGGTGGGACAGGACCTAGTGAGGGCTACTGTCTACGCCAAGAAAAATAGGGACCTAGTAAGCTCATTTGCCTACTCGCTGAACGAGGCCTTTTACGACGTAGTGATAGGATCAGCGATGTTTTTAGCTCTCATTGAAGTCAAGGCTTCACCAGTTGACCTCATTTACATACTAGTTACTCTGGGAAACATAGTCGGTTGGACCCTCGGTACAGGGTACGTTATTTTCACCTCCAAGAAAGTTGTGAAAGCCGAGGAGAGGATGGTGAACTTCCTCAAGATGCAGAGCTATTACGTCCTACTTCAGAGGGGCAAGGAGAGGGTTAGAGAGGCTACGACACCGGGCTCGTTTATTCTCAACAGCCTAATCACCATAGTAGGTTACCTTGTCCAGTCAGTAGCTTTCTTCTTCGTAGTGCCCAAGTTCCCCATTGACGTTTTAGTGAACATGACCTACTTCGCTGCCTCCCTAATTCCGATACCTGCAAGCTCCGGTTTCGCAGAGCTGGGGCTCTCCATATACTTCACCCCAAGCGTTGTGGTAGCCCTAAGGATCTTGGAGCTGATAGACTACTCTTTAGGTTTCCTTTTGATCAAGGAGATAGGCCTTGGTGAACTTAAAAAGCAAATAGAGGAAATAAGGTCTTATGGAAAACTTCCTGAGAGACCCGGTACCTGAAGAGGCCTCAAAGCAACTCTCTGCGATATACTCTGAGAGGCAAACCTGTCTGAAGGGCCCATTTGATCCTGACTTCCTCATATTCTCGTCATTAATTTCCAAGTATTTTAAGGGAGACATCGGTGTCAGCTTCAAGGAGCCGTGTCCGTTACGGGCCGAGAGGAGAGAGAACGGTAACTATCTCGTCTATAAGGACGCGGAGTATTACCTCGGGCCGTCCTCATTTTCCTCACTTCTTCCTCTCACCCTAGACGATCTAGTTCCAATCCTGTCAGGGATCTCCTCAGACCTCATCCTCAGGAGGAGGAAGTTAACGGAGTGGGAGAGGAAGGTTTTGAACAACGCTGAGAGACTCAACCTTAAGGTGGAGAAGTCCTTAAGGTTACCTGGCTACAACGAGGTACCCCTTTTCCTTTCAATTTATTATTCTCTCGACCCATTTATACCTGAGATATCTGGGAACAGGGAGAACTCGCTGAAATTGGTCAGGGAGATTGGCGGGAACGAGTTCACGAAGTTGGGGGACTTAGATGAAGCTCAGCTCAACTCGTTGATCTTCAGGTTGATTTCCTCTATCTCCAGGCTGAACCCAAAGGTCACTAGGGATGACTTGATTGAGGAGAGGTTCTTCTTTGGTAACTTCGATTTCCTCGAACTTGGCTTCCTCTCCATTTTCCTAATGGACCTTTACGGCTACCCTGGACTCTTCAGGTTAGCCAGTGAGCCTTCCTATCCGTCAGAGATGGTCGTGGTGTATAGGGAGACCCTAAGTAGAGGTCTAACCCTTAGTCTACAAGACTCCAAGGACTATTACCTTGTGGAGACATCGTTGCCTTCCCCTACTCTTCTTTACCTGATAGCTAAACAGTTGGGCAAGATCAAGGTGGAGAAGCCTGTGGTAGCGAAGGTCGGGGATAAGTTGATACCTTCAAGGTACTTCTCTAGGTGAGCCCATGCTTCAAAGGATAAGCGTATGGATTGATTCAAAATTTGGTGAAGAGATTGCAAATTCCATAAAGGTTGACAACATTAATATACCAACCGGAATGAGGATAGAAGTCCGCGGTAATAAGGAAGGAGTGGAAGTGGTCGCTGAGGTAGAGTATAGGGACCCTAAGTCCATCCTAACCCTTCGCAATACCGTGGATGAGATTCTGGAGCACATTGAAATGCTTATTAAAGTCCTCGGAGAGTAATTCGAAGTTGCAATGTTGAAAGTGCCTTTTTTAATATCATCTAAGTGAGGTTTAATAATTAAAAGAGTACAGATGTTTTACGTCAGTAGTAAATTCTTTACAGCAATTAGTCCATTTCATGTTTATAATTCGATAATCTGCATAGGCTGTCAAGAGGAATGGGAGCGAGTTCTACTTAGATTATAACCTTGCACTACCTAAGATAGAACTAGTATCTTCCATGAGATCTGCATAAACAAATAAATAATATTCGAATGATAGTTTCTTCTGCGATTCCATGATTATTAACAAATATCTGCCCATACCCAACCAGACAGACTCTGAGTTTTGGACAGTCGACAGGCTTAATCACATAAGGCAGCTCGCTTTTACGGGTAAGCCTTACCAAATATTCAAGAGCAGGCGTTCTAGCTTAAGGATTCTGGACAGGGTCGAGTTCAAGGTAGCTGAAACTAAGGTTACGGATTCGCCTGTTGGATCCACTAAGTTCCGCTTTTCTGGGATAGAAATGTCAGCTCCCCTTTACCTCGGGGACATGTCTTACGGTGCCTTGAGCGGGAACCCCAACATTTCCATAGCTGAGGCAGCCGAGATAACTGAAACCCTAGCTGGGACTGGGGAGGGTGGTCTTCACCCTGACGTGGCTAAACACAGGAGAATCTTCGTGCAGTGGGCATCTGCTAGGTTTGGGGTCGACGTTGACGTCCTTAACGCAGGGATGGGCGTTGTGATAAAGATAGGTCAGGGAGCGAAACCTGGGATAGGAGGTCATCTTCCAGGTAGCAAGGTAACGGAGCCCATATCCAAGACCAGGAGGATACCAGTGGGAATGGACGCCATTTCGCCCGCTCCACACCACGATATTTACTCCATTGAGGATCTAGGGCAGAGGATTGAGGCGCTCAAGGAACTTACAGGGAAACCCGTCTTCGTTAAGGTTGCAGCTACCAATTACATACCTTACGTGGTCTCCGGTATTGCTAGGATGAAGGCTGACGGTGTCATAATAGACGGTCACGGGGCTGGGACTGGGGCTACCCCCGCAGTGATAAGGGATAACGTGGGGATACCAATCGAGTTGGCTGTAGCCTCGGCTGATAGAGTGTTAAGGAGGGAGGGGATGAGGGAAGGCTTCACCATTATTGCAGCTGGAAGGGTAGCTGATGCAACTGACGCAGCTAAGTTGATCGCGTTGGGCGCTGACGTGGTAAGCGTAGGGACGGGAGCTTTGATCGCCATGGGCTGTGTGATGGTCCATAAGTGCCACATAGGTTCATGCCCCACCGCATTGACTAATAAGATAGACGGTACGAGGATCATGGACGTTGAATTCGGCACTAAGATGTTAGTGAACTACGTGAGAGGTTTCGCCCTTGAGCTTGCTAACATCCTGGATAACCTGAACGTGAGCTCCATAGAGGGGCTTAGAGGTAAACGGGATTTGCTCTACGGTTATGGGCTCTCCAGGGACGTGCTTGACATTCTAGGAATTAAGGGGGAGGTGGAGGAGCTGAACCCTAAGATAGGGGAGCTTTGGACTAAGAGGAGGAAGACAGCTCTTCACGACCTCATTAACAAGGGGGAGCCGTCTCTGACTAGTATGGGGAGCACTGCACCCCCTGACGTTGAGAAGCCTGCCAGGATAGTGGACTGGTTGAGGGTCGACGGCGCTCAAGTTACGAGACCCTCCATAGATCCCTACAGGGAGGACATCGACACGAGTTTCCTCCTCATGGGGGGCGAGGTTTACATCTCTTTACCTGTCATGTTCGATGTCACCAACGCACCTGAGGATTATCTGCTAGCCTTCTCCTGGGCCTCCCTTGCCCTGGGTACATTGGTCTTTTCACCTGAGTCCGTGAGTCCCTACGAGGAGGTTTACTTCTCAGCTGATGGGAAAGGTCTACTGACCTGGTCCACAAGGAAATCTCCGGGAACTTACTACGTACCCCAAGACTTAGACGAGATGGAGACCTTAGCCAACGAGGGGGAGGTGCCGGGTTTCGTCATAGATGAGGACGTAATGGGGGAGGATCTTGAAGTGTTGGTATCTGAAGCTGATGTACGCTTGAAGGAGGCTGGGGTTAGAAACAGGTACGACCTAGTTGCTAAGTCCTCCAAGTTGAGGGATTCAGCTGACGCTTTCAAGCTCGTTGCCTTGGGTGCAGACGCAGTAGTTATGCCATATAGCGTCCTGGAGATAGCCATAGGTGAAGGAAGCAAGGGAAACCTAAAGGAGAGGGCATTCAACCTCATCTCAGGAATGAAGAAGGAGATAGCTCTCCTAGCCGGGGCAGCTGGAATTTACAGCGTCCAATCCAGCCTTACTGGAAATAGAGAGCTACTAAGGGCCGTGAATCTCAATTCGTACATTGCCAGAAAAATAAGAGTGAGGCAGGCTGGTTCTCTATGATCTCGCCATCAGGATGCGGAGTATTTGGTGTACTAAGGAAACCTGGATCCCAGAAGATAGACGGAAATATGGTGATCAAGGCAATTGACGCTGTGAGTTACAGGGGGAGCGATAAGGGGGCAGGCTACGCGGTCTTTGACAGGGAAGAGGGAAACGTCTATCACATCAAGGCCTTCACGGATGACCCCTCAAAGACCAAGAGGTACATTGAAGAGCAGGGCCTTCAAATTCTCCAGGAAGAGATGGAGGGTGAAATAGACGGAGTGTGTAGTTGTAACTACAAGGTCTCTATAGCTAACATAGCGCAGCTCAGAAAGGCAGTGAGGAACTTTAACGATATGATGTGGTCTGAAAAGAGGGGGAGAATTTACAGCATGGGCAGGTCTCTTAACGTGTTCAAGGGGGTAGGGTACCCTAAGGATATAGCAAAGGTCTACAACGTGGAAAAGTACTCAGGAGACATGTGGCTGGCCCACACAAGGCAGCCCACCAATTCCCCAGGGCACTACCCGTACTGGTCTCACCCATTCTCATCATTCGACGTAGCTATAGTTCACAACGGAGACGTTAGCTCCTTTGGGGCAAACCTGGAGTTCTTACAGTCTAGGGGGTGGGGCGGTTTCGTTGGGACAGACAGTGAGGTTATGGCGTTCCTGTTTGAGGAGCTTCTGAGCGAAGGGCTTACAGTTGAGGAGGCATCTAAGATTCTCGTCAACCCGTCAAGGAGGAACGGCGTCATCTCAACGCATCATGATTACCTTTACAGAAACGCTAGGCTGGACGGGCCCTTCACCGCAATAATAGGGTATGACTCTGGGGACGACCTGTATCTAATAGGTATAGCTGATAGATCCAAGTTTAGGCCGGTTTTGATAGGGGAGGACGACAATTACTATTTCATTGCCAGTGAGGAAAGTCAGATTAGATTGGTTAGTCCAAAGGCAAAGGTATGGACTTTGAGTCCTGGATCTTACTTCATTGCTTCAATGAAGAGAGGGATAGTGAGTTACGGGAGGACCACTGAGGAGATGGAAAGTTTCTCCTCTCCGCCTATCTTTTACGTAAAGGAATTTGACGTCGATGCTAGCAAAGTGGGGTATAAGGATCTGGACCAGCATATATTGGGGACAGGTAAGAGGGAAGTTAAGGTAGTTAACGTAATGGGTCATAGGTTTGTTGGGATTAGGTTTCCAAAGGGTGGCCTCAAGGTAAGGCTTTATGGAGTAGTTGGTAACTCCATGGCTAATCTAAATGAAAATAACGAGTTCTACGTTTATGGAAACGTAGCAGACGACTGTTGCGATACCATGCATGGCGGTAAGGTAGTTATCACTGGTGATGCTAGAGACGTCCTAGCGCAAACTTTTCAAGGGGGCAAAATCTTCGTTGGGGGGAACGCAGGTAACAGAGTTGGAATACAGATGAGAGAGTATGCTAATAAAAGGCCTTATCTAGTAATAGGAGGAAGGGTAGACGATTACTTGGGCGAATATATGGCAGGCGGAGCAATAGTTGTTCTAGGTTTAAGGAGCAAGGGGGATAAGACAGGGAACTATGTGGGAACAGGGATGGTAGGGGGGAGAATCTACGTGAGAGGAAGATTGGACCCTGGCCGAATAGGAATGCAACCAAATAGGTTAGAAGTGAGGAGGCTACTTAGGGCACTGGAGCTGGGTGGGTACATTAAGGACATAAACAACGACACCTCCTACTTGGAGTTGATGAACAAACTTGAAGGCGAATCGAGGAAGTACGCGAAGAGACTATTCGAGGAAAAAGTTGGTATTCCGACTTATGAATATAGGGAATTGACCGAAGAGGAAATAAAGGAGTTTGAGCCCATATTCGACGAGTACGATAGAGACCTGGGGGTTAAGGCGAAGGAAACTTTAGGGGAGAAGTTCACGGTAATAAAGCCTTTGAAAGGTTAGTGCTGAGTAGAAATTTATTTTAGTTAAAGTTGTACATTGATGTCCTTATTTATGTCAGCTTGGATAACTCGTGCCAGGCTTAACCTTGGGCGATGCAGATTTTTTAATAAGTAACTGATCTAAACGGCGGTATCTCCTAAATACCTTTATTGAGTCCTAGATGTAGGGTAAAGTTTATCATTGATAAAAAGACAAATGTATTTAAAATCAATTTGAATCATTCCGAACTACAGGATGCTGTATTTAAACTTATATGAAGTTGTAGCCAATAGTGTCACAAAAGAGGAAATCCTCGTCCTCTAGGACGAGGAGGAAGTAGGAGATGCGCAAAGTCGCTCTACCTAAGTCTCCTAATGGTTATTTCAGCGTGATCTCCAACTACATCTCCTTTAAAGAGATATCTTGGAGCGTTCTTCAAGAGCTGATGTGTACATAGAATCCTATCTGGATCTGTCGTCAAAGAGAGAACATCACCTGGCTTCATTGATACTAAGACCTTTGATATCTCAACCATAAACTCGTCGCAAGACTTTCCTCTTAAGTCTAAAGAGAATGTTTGTGGCATACCTGCTAATGAGATTTAGAAGTTTTAAGTCTTTGCCAAGAATTTAAATGATAAATTTGTTTATTCTCTTCATTACAAGTTAAAAACAAGTTTCAATTTGTTTTGATTTCATGGTGATGCAAAAAGTATTAAGTTTTCTAAATTTTATTATATTTAATATCAATTTTGAATCGTTTAGTTTAACAGAAGTCAAGGAAGCTACTTTCTAAAAAAATAAATAATCCGAGTGACCTGGCCTCTACAGTCCACGAAGCTACGTAGATTTACAGGGACGCTATAGCTATGTATAAGTTATGGTCGGATGACCCTAAACGGAGCAGACACTCGTGAATACGCAAGATCTCTCAAGATATTGTCAACGAGATTTAGATATCTCTTTCGTATTTCCCCGCAGTTAGGATAATGGGCAGAGCAGTGGTGAGGGCTGATGTAAGACCTTTAAACAGCGCTTTCCAGATTGTCAACTAATCCAGTAATGCCCACTACCGTATCGCATCTGGTATAGTCTAGCCTGAAGATTTCTGTTGTACAAAATGCAGTTACGAGAAATTGTCACGAAATCCCAATCATGGAATGGGAGGGATTTTCAAGCCTCTTCACCGTTGC belongs to Metallosphaera tengchongensis and includes:
- a CDS encoding class II glutamine amidotransferase, which produces MISPSGCGVFGVLRKPGSQKIDGNMVIKAIDAVSYRGSDKGAGYAVFDREEGNVYHIKAFTDDPSKTKRYIEEQGLQILQEEMEGEIDGVCSCNYKVSIANIAQLRKAVRNFNDMMWSEKRGRIYSMGRSLNVFKGVGYPKDIAKVYNVEKYSGDMWLAHTRQPTNSPGHYPYWSHPFSSFDVAIVHNGDVSSFGANLEFLQSRGWGGFVGTDSEVMAFLFEELLSEGLTVEEASKILVNPSRRNGVISTHHDYLYRNARLDGPFTAIIGYDSGDDLYLIGIADRSKFRPVLIGEDDNYYFIASEESQIRLVSPKAKVWTLSPGSYFIASMKRGIVSYGRTTEEMESFSSPPIFYVKEFDVDASKVGYKDLDQHILGTGKREVKVVNVMGHRFVGIRFPKGGLKVRLYGVVGNSMANLNENNEFYVYGNVADDCCDTMHGGKVVITGDARDVLAQTFQGGKIFVGGNAGNRVGIQMREYANKRPYLVIGGRVDDYLGEYMAGGAIVVLGLRSKGDKTGNYVGTGMVGGRIYVRGRLDPGRIGMQPNRLEVRRLLRALELGGYIKDINNDTSYLELMNKLEGESRKYAKRLFEEKVGIPTYEYRELTEEEIKEFEPIFDEYDRDLGVKAKETLGEKFTVIKPLKG
- a CDS encoding chorismate mutase gives rise to the protein MTELDRLRAEIDKVDEELFKLFFRRLELVSEVGKFKKAKGLPVTDQRREDEVREKWRGMARRYGIPEVLADNLLSTIFTVAKMRELGPSERRKVTIVGYGGMARSLASLFKLAGHEVVITGRNLEKSEKLAKEFGFTTMPVPHALQWGEMILLALPPEGVFSDSMSKYLHAASGKTVMDILSSKQSSFRELERTSEREKFRFVSTHPLFGPYLNPVGEKIALIPSSTSGDIQDVHKFWTDVGLSVVVTDLDTHERAMALVQVLPHFYMIGLSRSLELLSREMNVDFSNFETTNFREVHRIAKRVRELEGVIMEIQRLNPYAKEARRIGLRELNTLFSTFEQEKK
- a CDS encoding KEOPS complex subunit Pcc1, producing the protein MLQRISVWIDSKFGEEIANSIKVDNINIPTGMRIEVRGNKEGVEVVAEVEYRDPKSILTLRNTVDEILEHIEMLIKVLGE
- a CDS encoding transketolase; translation: MEKGGSDGIPISIEEINKLKEMANRARKNVIKMQFYDQSIHVGSSLSSIEILTALEMKVLRESQDPANRDWLILSKGHAAPALYAVLHEKGLIQEEELWKIQDISGLLQGHPETFIPGVDMSTGSLGQGLSFGIGVATGIRMAKGTGRVFVIMGDGEQDEGEIWEAMTHAVARNLDNLVAIIEVNGFQLDESTKDVKPKEFLPEVWRAVGWRVFHCDGHDISSVLSTVEEAVKSKRPAVIFADTKRGKGFTPIENTKRQRVVPDVARQFLLNT
- a CDS encoding glutamate synthase-related protein, with the protein product MIINKYLPIPNQTDSEFWTVDRLNHIRQLAFTGKPYQIFKSRRSSLRILDRVEFKVAETKVTDSPVGSTKFRFSGIEMSAPLYLGDMSYGALSGNPNISIAEAAEITETLAGTGEGGLHPDVAKHRRIFVQWASARFGVDVDVLNAGMGVVIKIGQGAKPGIGGHLPGSKVTEPISKTRRIPVGMDAISPAPHHDIYSIEDLGQRIEALKELTGKPVFVKVAATNYIPYVVSGIARMKADGVIIDGHGAGTGATPAVIRDNVGIPIELAVASADRVLRREGMREGFTIIAAGRVADATDAAKLIALGADVVSVGTGALIAMGCVMVHKCHIGSCPTALTNKIDGTRIMDVEFGTKMLVNYVRGFALELANILDNLNVSSIEGLRGKRDLLYGYGLSRDVLDILGIKGEVEELNPKIGELWTKRRKTALHDLINKGEPSLTSMGSTAPPDVEKPARIVDWLRVDGAQVTRPSIDPYREDIDTSFLLMGGEVYISLPVMFDVTNAPEDYLLAFSWASLALGTLVFSPESVSPYEEVYFSADGKGLLTWSTRKSPGTYYVPQDLDEMETLANEGEVPGFVIDEDVMGEDLEVLVSEADVRLKEAGVRNRYDLVAKSSKLRDSADAFKLVALGADAVVMPYSVLEIAIGEGSKGNLKERAFNLISGMKKEIALLAGAAGIYSVQSSLTGNRELLRAVNLNSYIARKIRVRQAGSL
- a CDS encoding sulfurtransferase TusA family protein, translated to MPQTFSLDLRGKSCDEFMVEISKVLVSMKPGDVLSLTTDPDRILCTHQLLKNAPRYLFKGDVVGDHAEITIRRLR
- a CDS encoding HesA/MoeB/ThiF family protein; the protein is MVTRQLLVLGPEVQEKIFNLKILVVGCGALGSSILEQLVRLGAENITVMDADVVEISNLHRTHLFRYEDVGKPKALVCSQRAMEINPGAKVKPILDVLDETNAEEMVKGVDLVFDALDSVNSRLILNDACVKNRIPLIYGGVSGEYGSAMLVKPGETPCLSCFMEPQEGTDACETVGTTPMTVSLVATSQVQLMLRLLRGDYASGLYYIDAGSLSIDLIKMERNPSCQACSLMTYKYLKGLGHSCGIVRVKENPPEGSPVPYVKRVNDGLLICYEKCFKKIGR
- a CDS encoding lysylphosphatidylglycerol synthase domain-containing protein, with the protein product MERKLLVAILVPPAVIVAYSLIYHIDFVNVIRTMSPVLFSAFLASYFGQLLILSIRDSRIAKVSYFTAFKARFLGNAVGLIIPGWVGQDLVRATVYAKKNRDLVSSFAYSLNEAFYDVVIGSAMFLALIEVKASPVDLIYILVTLGNIVGWTLGTGYVIFTSKKVVKAEERMVNFLKMQSYYVLLQRGKERVREATTPGSFILNSLITIVGYLVQSVAFFFVVPKFPIDVLVNMTYFAASLIPIPASSGFAELGLSIYFTPSVVVALRILELIDYSLGFLLIKEIGLGELKKQIEEIRSYGKLPERPGT
- a CDS encoding transketolase family protein, yielding MLQGSFSSIREAFGRTLVKLGEADKDIIVITADVGDSSRASYYKEKFPDRYFNVGISEQDMVNFGAGLSAVGKKPVVVGFAMFLMRAWEQMRNSIGRMNLNVKVFVTHSGYSDSGDGSSHQALEDIALMRVIPNFKVVIPADAAEVERSMPVVLNDKGPLYYRMGRDYSPPITSTIDYKFEIGKAYTLRDGDDLTIMGAGVVLWDALKAAEELEKMGISAAVVNVPSIKPIDKSTIEYLARKTGRIVTVEEHNVMGGVGSAIAETVVSTYPVPMRFVGATTYGRSARSQRELLDYYGITQKTIVNAALELMK